A part of Roseitalea porphyridii genomic DNA contains:
- a CDS encoding DUF2165 family protein translates to MLVRLSKVIMLLGLALFAFLVTFNNLTDYDSNFQFVRHVLSMDTTFEGNDAMYRAITTPWMWHAGYWLIIAGEGLTFVLLTWGGLQMLAARKATAAEFQRAKQMAVLGATVGFLVWFVGFMAIGGEWFLMWQSDTWNGQQPAFRFYMSILAVLIFVMQHDAELE, encoded by the coding sequence ATGCTCGTTCGTCTTTCCAAGGTCATCATGTTGCTCGGACTGGCATTGTTCGCCTTTCTCGTCACCTTCAACAATCTGACCGACTATGACTCCAACTTCCAGTTCGTCCGCCATGTGCTGAGCATGGACACGACGTTCGAGGGCAACGATGCCATGTACCGGGCGATCACGACGCCCTGGATGTGGCATGCCGGCTACTGGCTGATAATCGCGGGCGAGGGGCTGACCTTCGTTCTGCTCACATGGGGCGGGCTGCAGATGCTGGCGGCGCGAAAGGCGACCGCGGCCGAGTTTCAGCGCGCCAAGCAGATGGCGGTGCTCGGCGCGACGGTCGGTTTCCTGGTCTGGTTCGTCGGCTTCATGGCGATCGGCGGGGAGTGGTTCCTGATGTGGCAGTCGGATACCTGGAACGGGCAGCAGCCCGCGTTCCGGTTCTACATGTCGATCCTGGCGGTGCTGATTTTCGTCATGCAGCACGACGCGGAACTGGAATAG
- the ctrA gene encoding response regulator transcription factor CtrA, translated as MRVLLIEDDSAIAQSIELMLKSESFNVYTTDLGEEGVDLGKLYDYDIILLDLNLPDMSGYEVLRTLRLSKVKTPILILSGMAGIEDKVRGLGFGADDYMTKPFHKDELVARIHAIVRRSKGHAQSVITTGDLVVNLDAKTVEVGGQRVHLTGKEYQMLELLSLRKGTTLTKEMFLNHLYGGMDEPELKIIDVFICKLRKKLDAASGGINYIETVWGRGYVLRDPEPVSMAETA; from the coding sequence ATGCGTGTATTGCTGATCGAGGATGACAGTGCGATCGCACAAAGCATCGAACTGATGCTGAAATCCGAGAGCTTCAATGTCTACACGACCGATCTGGGCGAAGAAGGCGTCGATCTCGGCAAGCTCTATGACTACGACATCATCCTTCTCGACCTGAACCTGCCGGACATGTCCGGCTATGAAGTGCTGCGCACGCTGCGTCTTTCCAAGGTCAAGACGCCGATCCTGATCCTTTCGGGCATGGCCGGCATCGAGGACAAGGTGCGGGGCCTGGGCTTCGGCGCGGACGACTACATGACCAAGCCGTTCCACAAGGACGAGCTGGTCGCGCGCATCCACGCCATCGTGCGTCGCTCGAAGGGCCACGCCCAGTCGGTCATCACGACCGGGGACCTCGTCGTGAACCTCGACGCAAAGACCGTTGAGGTCGGCGGCCAGCGGGTGCATCTGACCGGCAAGGAATACCAGATGCTCGAGCTGCTCTCGCTGCGCAAGGGCACGACGCTGACCAAGGAAATGTTCCTCAACCACCTTTATGGCGGCATGGACGAGCCGGAACTGAAGATCATCGACGTGTTCATCTGCAAGCTGCGCAAGAAGCTCGACGCGGCATCCGGCGGCATCAACTACATCGAGACGGTATGGGGGCGCGGCTATGTCCTGCGCGATCCCGAACCGGTTTCGATGGCCGAAACCGCCTGA
- a CDS encoding flagellar FliJ family protein, producing the protein MKPKDSLIRVKQFQVTERHKQVNQLEAMISEFERMASELDVQIHNEEKKSGITDVSHFAYPTFAKAARTRRDNLFNSINDLRIQKEQAEVALMEAEAELQKAEKLDVREARKAAEEQASRSAYDRQAMIG; encoded by the coding sequence ATGAAGCCGAAAGACAGCCTCATCAGGGTCAAGCAGTTCCAGGTGACCGAAAGGCACAAGCAGGTGAACCAGCTCGAGGCCATGATCTCCGAGTTCGAGCGCATGGCCTCCGAACTCGACGTGCAGATCCACAACGAGGAAAAGAAGAGCGGCATCACGGACGTCAGCCATTTCGCCTACCCGACCTTCGCCAAGGCCGCGCGCACCCGCCGCGACAATCTGTTCAACTCCATCAACGACCTGCGCATCCAGAAGGAGCAGGCCGAGGTGGCGCTGATGGAAGCCGAGGCCGAACTGCAGAAGGCCGAAAAGCTCGACGTCCGCGAGGCGCGCAAGGCGGCCGAGGAGCAGGCCTCGCGCAGCGCCTATGACCGCCAGGCGATGATCGGCTGA
- a CDS encoding response regulator has product MIVEKSAVVRKVAKRILTADNRFVAEAATAGEALAMIEADMPDTIIVEVNPADMDLLDFLRAVRAMEAETRPVIIVAMIEMDLVQMTKAKRAGADDYLLKPFDRMQLLNRFEQVTAAAA; this is encoded by the coding sequence ATGATCGTTGAAAAATCGGCCGTCGTCCGGAAGGTCGCAAAGCGGATCCTGACCGCCGACAACCGTTTCGTCGCCGAGGCCGCGACCGCCGGCGAGGCGCTGGCCATGATCGAGGCGGACATGCCCGACACGATCATCGTCGAGGTCAACCCGGCGGACATGGACCTGCTCGACTTCCTGCGTGCCGTGCGCGCCATGGAGGCCGAGACCAGACCCGTCATCATCGTCGCCATGATCGAGATGGATCTGGTCCAGATGACAAAGGCCAAGCGCGCCGGCGCGGACGACTATCTGCTCAAGCCGTTCGACCGGATGCAGCTGCTCAACCGTTTCGAACAGGTCACCGCAGCCGCCGCCTGA
- a CDS encoding DUF1134 domain-containing protein — protein MQAKTARRNGPFDAFTRAAAMALAALTMLAVVLVAGPARAQYAQPQPDPYGLDEVVAAGHGFFGSTSGAIATAIERAFALYGLPNGYILGQEAGGAFVGGLSYGEGMLYTKNAGDHMVFWQGPSVGWDFGGEGARTMMLVYNLPAVENLHGRYGGVAGSAYLVAGVGMHVLKRNNVMLVPVRTGVGARLGVSVGYLKLTRQPTWNPF, from the coding sequence ATGCAAGCCAAGACAGCCCGCCGGAACGGACCTTTCGATGCCTTCACTCGCGCCGCGGCGATGGCGCTCGCCGCGCTGACGATGCTGGCCGTGGTGCTCGTCGCCGGACCTGCCCGCGCGCAATATGCACAGCCACAGCCCGATCCCTACGGTCTCGACGAGGTCGTCGCGGCCGGGCACGGCTTCTTCGGCTCGACCTCGGGCGCGATCGCCACGGCGATCGAGCGCGCGTTCGCCCTTTACGGCCTGCCGAACGGCTACATTCTTGGCCAGGAGGCCGGCGGCGCCTTCGTCGGCGGTCTGAGCTATGGCGAAGGCATGCTCTACACCAAGAACGCCGGCGACCACATGGTGTTCTGGCAGGGCCCCTCGGTCGGCTGGGACTTCGGCGGCGAGGGCGCACGCACGATGATGCTTGTCTACAACCTGCCGGCGGTCGAGAACCTGCATGGCCGCTATGGCGGCGTCGCCGGGTCGGCTTATCTGGTCGCTGGGGTCGGCATGCACGTTCTCAAGCGCAACAATGTCATGCTGGTACCCGTGCGGACCGGCGTGGGCGCCCGGCTGGGCGTGTCGGTGGGCTATCTGAAGCTGACGCGGCAGCCGACCTGGAACCCCTTCTGA
- the chpT gene encoding histidine phosphotransferase ChpT has translation MHQLNHLSASDLAALLCSRVCHDIISPVGAINNGLELLEDGGADEDAMDLIRTSAVNASARLQFARIAFGAAGSAGVEIDLGDAQVVATSFMRGEKADFTWDGERAFLPKNQVKLLLNLILVANASIPRGGTLDCTIRKGADKPEFTLVASGRLMRVPQRFADFLEGRFGEEPIDAHAVQFYYTLLLAQEADMTVAVDVSDEAITYTAR, from the coding sequence ATGCATCAACTGAACCACCTGTCCGCGTCCGATCTGGCGGCGCTGCTCTGCAGCCGTGTGTGCCACGACATCATCTCGCCGGTCGGCGCCATCAACAACGGCCTCGAACTGCTCGAGGACGGCGGCGCCGATGAAGACGCGATGGACCTGATCCGCACCAGCGCCGTGAACGCGTCGGCGCGCCTGCAGTTCGCGCGGATCGCCTTCGGCGCGGCCGGCTCGGCCGGGGTCGAGATCGATCTGGGCGACGCGCAGGTGGTGGCGACCTCCTTCATGCGCGGCGAGAAGGCCGATTTCACCTGGGATGGCGAACGCGCCTTCCTGCCCAAGAACCAGGTCAAGCTGTTGCTGAACCTGATCCTGGTCGCCAACGCCTCGATCCCGCGCGGCGGCACGCTCGACTGCACGATACGCAAGGGGGCCGACAAGCCCGAATTCACCCTCGTCGCCTCGGGCCGGCTGATGCGCGTGCCGCAACGGTTCGCCGATTTCCTCGAGGGTCGGTTCGGCGAGGAGCCGATCGACGCCCATGCGGTGCAGTTCTACTATACGCTGCTGCTCGCCCAGGAGGCGGACATGACGGTCGCCGTCGATGTCAGCGACGAGGCGATCACCTACACGGCGCGCTGA